In a genomic window of Lasioglossum baleicum unplaced genomic scaffold, iyLasBale1 scaffold1435, whole genome shotgun sequence:
- the LOC143220685 gene encoding transmembrane protein 8B-like, with protein MRHSVLVISLAWIFAIQQGLCGKLERVAHRPNNVLDDYYAYRHISIIHFNVPDCTVAAGFKFTVKEEKTGGIGKCSARNVSVFLKSGSLPFVRPDGSKIAAKLMKGRRRYYPLSMKSNGDEYMIKISAPSPGDWYAIAFRSWSDPDNGKITQQGLGASCDTVLDAELLLESASIVSPMDPKLKYEVHMNESADSAVMQLLIPDEFVDSSLSLKSSCGEECEVAVHVTAEDQLAGMIVNTTNATVFFKPFSDAYHYVVLRLLSGESTNVSLQLVDSSPTYEPGQVKSVDLMRKSLPDFFLFDYEHLRGNGTKPSAFNLTSDTLSVLSFEIGRVYDVGGTLTLGLKLVDAKDKEKKNIVVVACISLGYYSNITAGGGCTRMENTTAADIYVNSTGPATIHIPFPEPGIWHISLKAFCVEENCHCTATCLNGTACDDCNCMSPCDTRIESRISSLPCIEGRCNSRGKCMHYMSGGFVFAACHCSGAYRGFDCADDTYVLTNSDIIVRVLLLTFSNLGFIGSVYVAVRREYFTEAIVYAAVMFFSTFYHACEAGEDVYSICIMRLSVLQFCDFFNALLSIWVTLVAMASFGPKLTAFCQITGAVILAMSAEMDRTALWVFLLPAMTGSALIGLSWGLRCKRRGTVRYPSRPYRSIYFPAGLLLVSLGLVCYAFLQTRRNYYIVHSLWHVCVAIGAILLLPKRQYMK; from the exons ATGCGACACAGCGTACTAGTCATTTCGTTGGCATGGATCTTCGCGATACAACAAGGTCTGTGCGGCAAACTCGAACGGGTCGCCCATCGACCCAACAACGTTCTCGACGACTATTACGCTTATCGTCACATCTCCATAATCCATTTCAATGTACCGGATTGCACAGTCGCCGCAGGATTCAA GTTCACTGTAAAAGAAGAAAAGACTGGAGGAATAGGTAAATGCTCGGCTCGGAATGTTTCGGTGTTCCTCAAGTCCGGTAGCCTGCCGTTCGTCCGGCCGGATGGCTCGAAGATCGCGGCGAAGCTGATGAAAGGAAGACGGCGATATTACCCTCTGAGTATGAAGAGTAACGGAGATGAATACATGATAAAAATCAGCGCACCCTCGCCGGGCGATTGGTACGCCATTGCGTTTCGATCCTGGAGCGATCCTGATAACGGGAAGATCACGCAGCAAG GTCTCGGAGCATCGTGTGATACCGTACTGGATGCGGAATTGCTCTTAGAGTCTGCGTCTATAGTTTCGCCAATGGACCCGAAATTGAAATACGAGGTGCATATGAACGAAAGCGCGGACTCGGCTGTGATGCAGTTATTAATCCCCGATGAATTTGTGGACTCCAGCTTGTCGTTAAAATCGTCCTGCGGCGAGGAATGCGAGGTCGCTGTCCACGTGACCGCGGAGGATCAGTTGGCAGGGATGATAGTGAACACTACGAATGCCACTGTGTTTTTCAAGCCCTTCTCGGACGCGTATCATTACGTTGTCCTCCGATTACTCTCCGGAGAGTCGACAAACGTGTCCCTGCAACTGGTCGACAGTTCTCCCACGTATGAGCCAGGTCAGGTGAAGTCGGTAGATTTGATGAGAAAGTCGTTGCcggatttttttttgttcgattATGAGCATCTGCGAGGAAACGGTACAAAGCCATCGGCGTTCAATCTAACCTCAGACACCTTGTCCGTCCTCAGTTTCGAAATCGGTAGAGTGTACGACGTCGGTGGAACGTTGACTTTAGGGTTGAAACTAGTCGACGCGAAAGACAAGGAGAAGAAGAATATCGTCGTAGTCGCGTGCATTTCATTAG GTTATTACTCGAATATCACTGCCGGTGGAGGTTGCACTCGGATGGAAAACACGACGGCCGCGGACATTTATGTGAACTCCACGGGACCAGCCACCATTCACATTCCTTTCCCGGAACCAGGAATCTGGCACATAAGTCTGAAAGCGTTCTGCGTGGAGGAAAACTGCCATTGCACCGCGACCTGTCTGAACGGGACCGCTTGCGACGATTGTAACTGTATGAGCCCTTGTGACACCAGGATAGAAAGCCGTATCTCTTCGTTGCCGTGCATCGAAGGTCGCTGCAACTCCCGTGGCAAGTGCATGCACTACATGAGCGGCGGTTTCGTCTTCGCCGCGTGTCACTGTTCCGGCGCCTATCGAGGCTTCGATTGCGCCGATGATACCTACGTTCTCACCAACAGCGACATAATTGTCCGCGTGTTACTGCTAACGTTCAGCAATCTGGGATTCATCGGTTCCGTCTACGTGGCGGTGCGTCGGGAATACTTTACGGAAGCGATAGTTTACGCTGCCGTGATGTTCTTCTCGACGTTCTATCATGCCTGCGAAGCCGGGGAAGATGTGTACAGCATATGCATCATGAGATTGAGCGTGTTACAATTCTGCGACTTCTTCAACGCTCTTCTGTCCATTTGGGTGACGCTAGTGGCGATGGCCTCTTTCGGGCCAAAGCTCACCGCCTTTTGTCAGATAACCGGAGCCGTTATCCTGGCTATGAGCGCCGAAATGGACCGTACAGCCCTTTGGGTGTTCCTCCTGCCAGCTATGACAGGCTCGGCATTGATCGGCCTGTCTTGGGGCTTGAGGTGCAAAAGAAGGGGCACCGTTCGTTATCCGTCGCGTCCTTACAG AAGCATTTATTTTCCGGCCGGTCTTCTTCTAGTCTCTCTCGGCCTCGTCTGTTACGCGTTCCTGCAGACGAGAAGGAATTATTACATCGTGCACAGTTTGTGGCACGTGTGCGTCGCTATAGGGGCCATACTCCTTCTACCAAAGCGGCAGTATATGAAATGA